Part of the Sinorhizobium terangae genome is shown below.
CCACACGGAGTTCATCGACTGGGCCTGCCGCAGCGCTCTCGATCGACTGGGCTTCGCCACCCATGGAGAGATCGCCGCCTTCTGGGATCTGGTGTCGCCGGATGAGGCGAAAGCCTGGGTTGCCGCGCATCGGGACGAGCTTTCAGACGTCCTGATCGAATCCGCCAACGGCGGCAAGCCACGCCCGTCCTATGCGTTTTCCGGATTCCCCGACAATCTTGGCGACATTGCCGAGCCGCCGGCGCGCATCCGCGTGCTCAGCCCGTTCGATCCGTTGCTGCGCGATCGCAATCGAACGGAGCGTCTTTTCGGCTTCTTCTATCGTATCGAGGTTTTTGTGCCGGAGCCGAAGCGGGAATACGGCTATTACGTCTTCCCGTTAATCGAAGGCGACCGCTTGATCGGCCGCATCGACATGAAAGCAGACCGAAAGCTCGGGCGCCTCGATGTTCGCCGCCTCTGGCTGGAGCCGGGCGTCAGGGCTTCGTCCGGCCGCATGGAAAAGCTGGCTGCAGAACTCGACCGCATCGCCCGGTTCACCGGCGTCGAAGAGGTCAACCTTCTCGACGGCTGGAATGCGTCCTTTTCCTGAGAATTTCCTTGGCTTGCGGTCCCTTGCTTCCTAAATGGAGGGCATACAGCGCCGCGCGTCTCATCAGACGTGCAAAGGTCGCTGTAGCACTTTGATTTGCTGCATGTTTCTTTCCTTAAATCGACTACGGTTTAAGGAAACATGCAGTGAGACCTCGAACCAGCGGGAGCGGACGACCATGAACACCGATCTGATAAGCCTCTTCGATGCGGACGAGGCTACGGTCCGCAAGGTTCTGTCCGACACGCTTTCCGGCGCAGATGATGGCGAGCTCTTTCTGGAACACGCGCAGGCCGAGGTCCTCTCCTTCGACAACGGACGCCTCAAGGGTGGCAGCTTCAACACCGACCAGGGTTTCGGCTTGCGCGCCGTCGCCGGTGAATCGGTCGGCTACGCGCATGCCGGCGAATTGTCGCTGGCCGCCTTGCGCAGGGCAGCAGACGCCGTTGGCCAGGTGACGCGCGGCTATGCCGGCTCCTATGCCGCAGCCCCTCAGCGCACCAACAAGAAACTCTATGGCGACGAAAACCCGATCGGTGAGCCGAGCTTCGAGTCCAAGGTCGCGTTGCTCCAGGAGGTTGACGCCTATCTGCGTGCCAAGGATCCGAAAGTCAGGCAGGTGACCGCTTCGATCTCCGCAAGTTGGCAGGTGGTCGACATTCTGCGGGCTGACGGTCATCGCGTCCACGATGTGAGGCCGATGACCCGTATCAACTTCTCGGTCGTCGTTGGCGACGGCGATCGGCAGGAAACGGGGTCGTTCGGGACTGGCGGGCGCCGTGGGTTCGGTGACTTCGTCACGGAGGAGAACTGGAAGCGCGGTGCCGACGAAGCGTTGCGGCAGGCGCTCGTCAACCTCGAAGCCATCGATGCCCCCGCGGGCACGATGGACGTGGTGCTCGCCTCCGGCTGGCCCGGCGTCATGTTGCATGAAGCGGTCGGCCACGGGCTCGAGGGCGATTTCAATCGCAAGAAAACGTCGGCCTTCGCCGGCCTCCTGGGTGAGCAGGTGGCGGCCAAGGGGGTCACCGTCGTCGACGACGGCACGATCGAGGCGCGGCGCGGCTCGATCTCGGTCGATGATGAGGGCACCCCGTCAGGCTACAACGTCCTGATCGAGGACGGCAAATTGGTCGGCTATATGCAGGACCGGCAGAATGCACGGCTGATGGGCATGAAGGCTACCGGCAATGGCCGCCGACAGGGCTATGCGCACGTGCCGATGCCCCGCATGACCAACACCTACATGCTTTCCGGCGATCGCACGCCCGAGGAAATCATCGCTTCGGTCAAGAAGGGCATCTACGCCGTCTCCTTTGGCGGCGGTCAGGTGGACATCACCTCCGGCAAGTTCGTGTTCGGCTGCACCGAGGCCTATTTGATCGAGAACGGCAAGGTCGGCGCGCCCGTCAAGGGGGCGATGCTGATCGGCAATGGGCCGGATGCGATGAAGCGGGTGACGATGGTCGGCAACGACACGAAACTCGATACCGGCGTCGGCAATTGCGGCAAGGCCGGCCAATGGGTGCCGGTCGGCGTCGGCCAGCCGCATCTCAGGATGGATCAGATCACCGTCGGCGGCACGCAGGCGTGAGCGAAGCGCCGGTTGAGGGATGAGGGATGACGCCATGACCGATGAGGCACCTGGAGCGGTGGAGATCCGCCGCTTTGCAGCTGCGGACGAACAGGGCGTCATCGACGTCATTCTGCCGATCCAGCGCGAAGAATTCGGCATCGAGATTACCATCGACGACCAACCGGATCTGCGCTCGATCGCCGATTTCTATCAGAGCGGGACCGGAGATTTCTGGGTTGCCACCATGGACGACCGGATCGTCGGCACCCTTGGACTCAAGGATATCGGCGGTTCTCAAGCGGCAATCCGCAAGATGTTCGTCGCTCCCGATTTTCGTGGCCGCAGCCATGGCGTGGCGGCGCGCCTGCTCGAAAGCCTGCTGGCTCACGCAGAGCACCGCAAGATCGCAGCCCTCTTTCTCGGCACCACGGACAAGTTCCTCGCCGCGCATCGTTTCTATGAGAAGAACGGCTTTGCCGAGATCGCGAAGGATGATCTGCCGGCTGGCTTTCCCGTCATGAGCGTCGACACGAAATTCTACGTTCGCCGGCTCTCGCCCGCCGCATAGTTTGCGGCGCGCAAGATCCTCTTTCGGCAGCTAACCGCCGCAAGATCCTCTTTCGGCAGCTAACCGCGGTCGGGCAGCAACGTGCAATCGTAGGATCGCTTCCTGAGAATGGCGCAGGCCGAATTGGCGGCCTCCCGGCTGGCGAAGCCGATGAAACGCGCCCGATATTGCTTGGCGCTGCCGGTGCCGGACACTTCCGTATGAGGGGAGGCGCCGAGCAGGACCGCGCCACCGGCCGATTGCGCTTCGACCAGAATCTTCTTGGCACCTTCCGCCGTTGCTGCCGTGGAGATCTGAATTTGCCAGTGGCCGTTAGCGGCCGGTGTTACGCCTGCGGTGCCGTCGACGGCCGTGGGGCGATCCGCCGGCATCGCGGGTGCGGTGGATGCGGCAATGGCGAGGCCGCTTTCACTCGTCCGATCGGTATCGGTATAGGATAGCCGGACGCCCGGCAGCCCAGCCACTTCAACCGCGCCTTGCGAACTCGGTGCCGCGACCAGCCGGTTGCCGGCGGGCGCCGCCGCCCTGCCCAAATGCTGGTCGAGCAGGGAAGCCATCTTGTCATCCCGGCCCTTCGCCGACCGACCACCAAGAACCACGCCGACGATGCGGCGGTTGCCATCTCTGACAGCGCTCACAATGTTGTAGCCCGATGCATTGGTGTAGCCGGTCTTGATGCCGTCCATGCCCGCGTATCGATACATCAGGTTGTTGTGACCGCGAATCGTGCGGCCGCGAAAGGTGAATCCCTGGGCCGCGAACATGCGGTACTCGCCAGGAAAATCCCTCATGAGTGCAATTGCAAGCCGCGCCATGTCGCGCGCAGTCGTTACCTGCTCGCGTGCCGGCAATCCGGAAGCGTTGACGAAATACGTGCGGCTCATGCCGAGACGTCGCGCTCTTGCGTTCATCATCTGCGCAAAGCCGGCCTCCGAGCCCCCGAGCGCTTCGGCGACCGCCGCCGCCGCATCGTTGGCGGAGCGAACGATCATGCCGTAGACGGCCTCCTGAACTGTGATCGTATCGCCGGGCTTAACTCCGAGCTTGGTCGGCGGTTTGCGCGCGGCTGTCGGCGACATCACCACCCGGGTGCTCCAGCCGATCTTGCCCTGATGCAACGCCTCGAAGGTCAAGTAGAGCGTCATCATCTTCGTCAGCGACGCCGGATGATTGAGCGTGTCGGCATTCTCGGCAGAAAGAACCTTGCCTGTCCGCGCATCAAGAACGAGGGATGCGCTACCTGCCAGCGCATGCGCGGCACCGAACACGAAAGCGGCGATCGCCGCCAGGGCAAATCGAAAGCTTTTCATCGGATTTCCCTCTCCAAAGCACGCTCGTTAGGAACGGTGTTTCGCTTTGTGACAGGGTAGCCGCTCTGTTGCAATATCGAGGCTTATAACTGCTCCCCAAAATGCAGAACTTTGGCGGCAAATGCAGCGAAGTCAGCCAGATTCAGCAAGGCTTAACCGGCCGGCGCTAGTTTCGCTCCGCAGGGCAGGGTAACCGGATGAAGCAGGGCATCGCGCGGGTGGTCAGAAACCGAGTGAGGCGCGTCGCCATTGGCGGCGGGCTCGAAATCGCGCAACTCCTGGCGCGCTCCGGATTGATGACGGGTGCGCGTGGAAGCGGCGCGATCTTCACCCTGCATCATGTTCGCCCCAGGGCCCCGCGGGCCTTTGACCCGAACGCCCACCTGGAAATTACGCCCACGTTTCTCGAGGAG
Proteins encoded:
- a CDS encoding GNAT family N-acetyltransferase, producing MTDEAPGAVEIRRFAAADEQGVIDVILPIQREEFGIEITIDDQPDLRSIADFYQSGTGDFWVATMDDRIVGTLGLKDIGGSQAAIRKMFVAPDFRGRSHGVAARLLESLLAHAEHRKIAALFLGTTDKFLAAHRFYEKNGFAEIAKDDLPAGFPVMSVDTKFYVRRLSPAA
- the tldD gene encoding metalloprotease TldD; translation: MNTDLISLFDADEATVRKVLSDTLSGADDGELFLEHAQAEVLSFDNGRLKGGSFNTDQGFGLRAVAGESVGYAHAGELSLAALRRAADAVGQVTRGYAGSYAAAPQRTNKKLYGDENPIGEPSFESKVALLQEVDAYLRAKDPKVRQVTASISASWQVVDILRADGHRVHDVRPMTRINFSVVVGDGDRQETGSFGTGGRRGFGDFVTEENWKRGADEALRQALVNLEAIDAPAGTMDVVLASGWPGVMLHEAVGHGLEGDFNRKKTSAFAGLLGEQVAAKGVTVVDDGTIEARRGSISVDDEGTPSGYNVLIEDGKLVGYMQDRQNARLMGMKATGNGRRQGYAHVPMPRMTNTYMLSGDRTPEEIIASVKKGIYAVSFGGGQVDITSGKFVFGCTEAYLIENGKVGAPVKGAMLIGNGPDAMKRVTMVGNDTKLDTGVGNCGKAGQWVPVGVGQPHLRMDQITVGGTQA
- a CDS encoding D-alanyl-D-alanine carboxypeptidase family protein, which translates into the protein MKSFRFALAAIAAFVFGAAHALAGSASLVLDARTGKVLSAENADTLNHPASLTKMMTLYLTFEALHQGKIGWSTRVVMSPTAARKPPTKLGVKPGDTITVQEAVYGMIVRSANDAAAAVAEALGGSEAGFAQMMNARARRLGMSRTYFVNASGLPAREQVTTARDMARLAIALMRDFPGEYRMFAAQGFTFRGRTIRGHNNLMYRYAGMDGIKTGYTNASGYNIVSAVRDGNRRIVGVVLGGRSAKGRDDKMASLLDQHLGRAAAPAGNRLVAAPSSQGAVEVAGLPGVRLSYTDTDRTSESGLAIAASTAPAMPADRPTAVDGTAGVTPAANGHWQIQISTAATAEGAKKILVEAQSAGGAVLLGASPHTEVSGTGSAKQYRARFIGFASREAANSACAILRKRSYDCTLLPDRG